A DNA window from Jaculus jaculus isolate mJacJac1 chromosome 1, mJacJac1.mat.Y.cur, whole genome shotgun sequence contains the following coding sequences:
- the Znhit2 gene encoding zinc finger HIT domain-containing protein 2, with amino-acid sequence MEPGGPCGWCPAGEAQPARYTCPRCNVPYCSLRCYRAHGACAEAFYRDQVLGELRGRSASPSRLAGALRRLRLQREIEDEPEEAGRSPGPAPSGLSGLWDQLAPAEKAAFERLLSRGEAGRLLPPWRPWWWGRGAGPRLLEELDAAPGSDYAELEPAPARTASETVSDAIADSEPVPGDAQGTCPPPVPTRIPALAGLSRSPASPLVRFQLPNVLFAYAHTLALYHGGDDALLSDFCATLLDVSGALGNQQVFTSTEEALQAAAHVLEAGQHSPGPLGTRGAMQEAARILLGEGPVNQKGYTLAALGHLARILGRARKQAVPREERDRLFRARKKCQFLLAWTNENEAALTPLALDCARAHRAHAVAADEVAAVTEELERLWGGPVPPAPRILIEELPG; translated from the coding sequence ATGGAGCCTGGGGGCCCCTGTGGCTGGTGCCCCGCGGGCGAGGCGCAGCCGGCGCGTTACACCTGCCCGCGCTGTAACGTGCCCTACTGCTCGCTGCGCTGCTACCGGGCGCACGGCGCCTGCGCCGAAGCCTTCTACCGGGACCAGGTGCTGGGGGAGCTCCGCGGCCGCAGCGCCTCTCCCAGCCGCCTGGCGGGTGCGCTGCGCCGGCTACGTCTACAGCGGGAGATCGAGGATGAGCCCGAGGAAGCAGGCCGTAGTCCTGGCCCGGCGCCCAGCGGCCTCTCCGGACTCTGGGATCAGTTGGCTCCGGCCGAGAAGGCGGCCTTCGAGCGGCTGCTGAGCCGCGGTGAGGCTGGCCGGCTTCTGCCCCCGTGGCGGCCGTGGTGGTGGGGTCGCGGGGCCGGACCGCGGCTTCTGGAGGAGCTGGATGCCGCCCCGGGCAGTGATTATGCCGAGCTGGAGCCCGCCCCAGCAAGGACTGCTTCGGAAACCGTGAGTGATGCCATCGCCGATTCGGAGCCGGTTCCTGGAGATGCCCAGGGTACGTGCCCGCCCCCCGTGCCCACCCGCATCCCTGCACTGGCCGGCTTGAGCCGCAGCCCAGCCTCGCCGCTCGTGCGCTTCCAGCTGCCCAACGTGCTGTTCGCCTACGCGCACACTCTTGCCCTGTATCACGGAGGCGATGACGCTTTGCTCTCTGATTTCTGTGCCACTCTGCTCGACGTTTCCGGAGCCCTGGGCAACCAGCAAGTCTTCACTTCTACCGAGGAAGCCCTGCAGGCCGCAGCCCATGTACTGGAAGCGGGCCAGCACTCGCCTGGGCCCCTGGGTACTCGAGGTGCTATGCAGGAGGCTGCCCGCATCCTGCTAGGCGAGGGTCCGGTCAACCAGAAAGGCTACACGCTGGCCGCACTGGGGCACCTGGCACGGATCTTGGGCCGAGCCCGGAAACAAGCTGTGCCTAGGGAAGAACGAGATCGCCTCTTTCGGGCCCGGAAGAAGTGCCAATTCCTGCTGGCCTGGACCAACGAAAATGAGGCTGCCCTCACACCTCTGGCTCTAGACTGTGCCAGGGCCCACCGAGCCCATGCTGTGGCAGCTGACGAGGTGGCGGCCGTCACTGAGGAGCTGGAGCGGCTTTGGGGAGGACCTGTGCCACCTGCTCCGAGGATTCTTATTGAAGAACTCCCTGGCTAA
- the Fau gene encoding ubiquitin-like protein fubi and ribosomal protein S30 — protein MQLFVRAQELHTLEVTGQETVAQIKAHVASLEGIAPEDQVVLLAGTPLEDEAILAHCGVEALATLEVAGRMLGGKVHGSLARAGKVRGQTPKVAKQEKKKKKTGRAKRRMQYNRRFVNVVPTFGKKKGPNANS, from the exons ATGCAGCTCTTTGTCCGCGCCCAGGAACTACATACCCTCGAGGTGACCGGCCAGGAGACGGTCGCCCAGATCAAG GCTCATGTGGCCTCGCTGGAGGGCATCGCCCCGGAAGATCAAGTCGTGCTCCTGGCAGGCACCCCACTGGAAGATGAGGCCATCCTAGCCCACTgtggggtggaggccctggccactCTGGAAGTAGCTGGGCGCATGCTGGGAG GTAAAGTCCATGGTTCCCTGGCCCGTGCTGGAAAAGTGAGAGGTCAAACTCCCAAG GTGGCCAagcaggagaagaagaaaaagaagacaggcCGGGCCAAGCGGCGGATGCAGTACAACCGGCGCTTTGTCAATGTTGTGCCCACCTTTGGCAAGAAGAAGGGCCCCAATGCTAACTCTTAA